In the genome of bacterium, the window CTCGGGCCCGTGGACATCCTGGTGAACAACGCGGCGATCTCCTTCCCCGTGGTGCCGTTCACGGAATTCCGCTGGGAGGACTTCGAGCGCAAGATCGTGCACGAGATGGCGGCCTGCTTCCACGCCTGCCAGGCGGTCGTCCCCGGGATGCTGCGGCGCGGGCACGGGAGCATCGTCAACATCTCGAGCGGGCTCTCGCGCAGCCCTGGCGCCGGCTACTCGTCGCATTCGGCGGCGAAGTCGGCGCTGGACGGCTTCTCGAAGAGCCTGGCGCTCGAACTCGGCCCCGCGGGGATCCGCGTGAACGTGGTGGCGCCGGGCCTGACCGACACGGACGCGACGGCGTTCGTCCCGCAGGCGGCGCGCGAGATGATCGCCCAGCACACGCCGCTGCGGCGTATCGGCCGCCCGGAGGACGTGGCCGGCGCGGTGCTCTTCTGCTGCGTGGACTGGTCGCGGTTCGTCTCCGGCGCGTACCTTTCGGTCTCCGGGGGCGCGCTGATGCCCTGAAGCGGCGCGGCCTCCGCGGTGTGATGCAGATCACACCTCCTCGGGCCGGTCGCGGCCTATATTGCCTCCACGATACAACCGAAGAGGAGGCAGATCATGCGCAGGGTATCTCTTGGTGCAGCAGTCTTGGCGCTGGCACTGTGCGCGCCCGTTCATGTGTTCGCCGCGGGAATCGCCGGCGCGACGGTGCGTCTCGTCGACACCGTCACGACCGTCGCGTTCGGGACCGCGACGACCGACGCCGATGGCGCCTTCCTCTTCGAGGGCGTGCCCGCCGGGGCGTACAGCCTCGAAGTGGACACCGCCGACCTCAAGGGCCAGTCCCGGCAGCTCTTCGACCTCGCCGCCGACAAGGCGCCGGCGCGCATCGCCGGCCGCGTGACCACCCTCGAGGGCGCGGACCTCTCGCTGCAGGTCAACGCCGCGATCACGGCGCCGGGAACGGGCGCCATCGCCCTGAACCCGGGCTATCCGAAGGTCCAGCGGGCGTGGAACCGCAACTGGACGCACGCCGCGGGCAAGCTCCACGTTCGCCTCGCCGGCACCGGACTCGAGGGCCTCGAGAAGGTCGTGCTGACCTCGGCGACCGGCAGCATCGAGTCGACCGTGATCGTCCTCGACCCCGAGGACGGCGAGTACCACGCGATCTTCCCGAAGGCGGCGGCCTTCACGGCGCTGGTGCCGGCGGACGCCGGCCGCGGCACGGCCGTCCAGGTCTCCGTCGGCGTGACGACGGCGACCGGCACCGGGTCGTACGACGTCTGGGTGCGCATCGTCGGGCCGAAGATGGCGCCCCGCCACTAGCCAAAACAAGCCCCCTCCTGCCGCCCGTGCCCCACCC includes:
- a CDS encoding 3-oxoacyl-ACP reductase family protein, which gives rise to MCEEKLLQDKVAIVTGASRGIGAETAKLLAANGAKVAVNYHMSRERAEQVLAEIRLHGGEGIVVRADVTDRPQVDELVRETQEKLGPVDILVNNAAISFPVVPFTEFRWEDFERKIVHEMAACFHACQAVVPGMLRRGHGSIVNISSGLSRSPGAGYSSHSAAKSALDGFSKSLALELGPAGIRVNVVAPGLTDTDATAFVPQAAREMIAQHTPLRRIGRPEDVAGAVLFCCVDWSRFVSGAYLSVSGGALMP
- a CDS encoding carboxypeptidase regulatory-like domain-containing protein — encoded protein: MRRVSLGAAVLALALCAPVHVFAAGIAGATVRLVDTVTTVAFGTATTDADGAFLFEGVPAGAYSLEVDTADLKGQSRQLFDLAADKAPARIAGRVTTLEGADLSLQVNAAITAPGTGAIALNPGYPKVQRAWNRNWTHAAGKLHVRLAGTGLEGLEKVVLTSATGSIESTVIVLDPEDGEYHAIFPKAAAFTALVPADAGRGTAVQVSVGVTTATGTGSYDVWVRIVGPKMAPRH